The Acidimicrobiia bacterium genome includes the window TGAAACCATTGTGCACGGGTCCCGCAGTGAGTTCCCCATTCAGCAAGGCGACCCGCTCGCGCATGCCGATGAGGCCGTGCCCGCCTCCGGCTTCTCTCGATCCGTTCCCTCCGCGACCATCGTCGTTGATCTCCAACTCGAGAACCTCTTCCCCGTAATCGACACATACCTGTGCTCGCGACCCGGGGCCGGCGTGTTTGAGTGCGTTGGTGAGTGATTCCTGGACGATCCGGTAGGCGTGGAGGTCGAGGCCGCCGGGGAGCGGTCGATGGGCTCCGCGCCGTTCCAACTGTACTTCGAGGCCGGCGTCGCGCATCTGCTCGACCAGCCGGTCGAGATCGGCCAGCCCCGGTTGCGGCGCCAATTCGGCCGTGCCGTCGTCGGGGACACTCCGGAGCAGCCCGACCATGGATCGCATCTCGTCGAGTGCGTAGTGTCCGGTTTGGCGAATCGTGTCCAGCGCTTCGGCAACCCGTGGGTCGGCGTCACCGGCCAGGCGGCGCGCACCCTCGGCCTGGAGGGTCATCACGGCCATCTGGTGGGCGACCACGTCGTGGAGTTCTCTGGCGATTCGGGATCGCTCTTCGGCTACTGCCTGTGCGGCCCGGCTCTCCCGCTCTCGCTCGGCGCGCTCGGCCCGATCCTCCAACTCCTGGGTGCGGAGGCGACGCTGATGGACTTCACGACCCAGCGCGAGGGGCACGGCGATCATGAGCCCGGTGGAAACCACGTCCTCGAACCCGACGGATTCGAGGGTGGCCGCCCCGAGGCCTGTGAACACCACCACCGCGCCGACCAGGGAGAAGCCCAGCTGGGCCGATCGGCGGCGCGGCAACTCGCTGCCGATGGAGTGGAAGGCCAGGACCATTCCCGCCGAGGCGAAAGTGCTCGGGTAGTCGAGGACCCGGTCGACCGCGAAGGCTCCCAGCAGCACGAACAAGACGGTTTGCGGATAGCGGCGGCGAAGAACGAGCGGAATCGTTTGCATGACGATGAGGAACGTATTGAAGGAGTCCGAATCTCTCGTGAAGATGTCCTCGGCCAGCATCTCGATCTCGGCCCGATTGACCAGCGCCAGCCAAAGGAGGCCCACGGCGATGAGCAGGTCTATGACAAACGGCGGTAACCGGCGCTTCATGCTGCCATGGTATCGGCTGATGCACATCGAAACATCGGTCTGAAGGATGAGGTGCGCCTCATCCGAGTGATCTACACCTGCAGCAGCAGCAGCAGCAGCAGCTTTTCGCGCGACATTCTGCACCTATGGGTTCCGAATGTCGCGCGAAATCAGAGTGGACGCTTC containing:
- a CDS encoding sensor histidine kinase gives rise to the protein MKRRLPPFVIDLLIAVGLLWLALVNRAEIEMLAEDIFTRDSDSFNTFLIVMQTIPLVLRRRYPQTVLFVLLGAFAVDRVLDYPSTFASAGMVLAFHSIGSELPRRRSAQLGFSLVGAVVVFTGLGAATLESVGFEDVVSTGLMIAVPLALGREVHQRRLRTQELEDRAERAERERESRAAQAVAEERSRIARELHDVVAHQMAVMTLQAEGARRLAGDADPRVAEALDTIRQTGHYALDEMRSMVGLLRSVPDDGTAELAPQPGLADLDRLVEQMRDAGLEVQLERRGAHRPLPGGLDLHAYRIVQESLTNALKHAGPGSRAQVCVDYGEEVLELEINDDGRGGNGSREAGGGHGLIGMRERVALLNGELTAGPVHNGFRVRATLPVGP